A genomic region of Micromonospora sp. NBC_01796 contains the following coding sequences:
- a CDS encoding DUF721 domain-containing protein, with product MARAVLDAARARRETNRAPQRRRTGADADGVTGDDRGVGRDGQPRRRLRGYSGPGPDPRDPQLLGTVLARLVKARGWQQPTAEATVFGAWEKVVGPDVAKHSRPIKLENGELTVEAESTAWATQLRLLAGSLLKRIAGEVGHNVVRKLHIHGPTAPSWSRGPRRVRGRGPRDTYG from the coding sequence CTGGCTCGGGCCGTACTCGATGCGGCTCGGGCGCGCCGGGAGACGAACCGGGCCCCGCAGCGGCGCCGGACCGGCGCGGACGCCGACGGGGTGACCGGGGACGACCGGGGCGTGGGCCGCGACGGCCAACCCCGGCGGCGGCTACGGGGTTACTCCGGCCCCGGCCCGGACCCGCGCGACCCGCAACTGCTCGGTACGGTGCTCGCCCGCCTGGTCAAGGCCCGTGGCTGGCAGCAGCCCACGGCGGAGGCGACGGTCTTCGGGGCGTGGGAGAAGGTGGTCGGCCCGGACGTGGCCAAGCACAGCCGCCCGATCAAGCTGGAGAACGGCGAGCTGACGGTCGAGGCGGAGTCGACCGCGTGGGCGACCCAACTGCGGCTGCTGGCTGGCTCGCTGTTGAAGCGGATCGCCGGCGAGGTCGGCCATAACGTGGTCCGGAAGCTGCATATCCACGGTCCGACAGCGCCGTCGTGGTCGCGTGGGCCGCGACGGGTACGGGGGCGTGGCCCACGGGACACATACGGCTGA
- the gyrA gene encoding DNA gyrase subunit A, producing the protein MTDTPESFDSEPVDPAAASAAVVQHDRIEPVGLEVEMQRSYLDYAMSVIVGRALPDVRDGLKPVHRKILYAMFDSGYRPDRGYVKCSRVVGDVMGQFHPHGDSSIYDALVRMAQPWSLRYPLVDGNGNFGSPGNDPAAAMRYTECKLDPLAMEMLRDIDEDTVDLQDNYDGRAKEPTILPSRIPNLLLNGSEGIAVGMATKIPPHNLREIGAAVQWCLENPDSDEATTLDALLEIVKGPDFPTYGLIVGHQPIQDAYRTGRGSIRMRAVVDVEEDKKGRACLVVTELPYQVNPDNLAERIAELVKEGKLAGIADIRDESSGRTGMRIVLVLKRDAVAKVVLNNLYKHTQLQETFGANMLALVDGVPRTLNLAQFIRYYVEHQIEVIRRRTAYRLRKAEERAHILRGLVKALDALDDVIALIRRSPTVEEARQGLVQLLTIDEIQATAILDMQLRRLAALERQKIIDELAKIELEIADYKDILAKPERQRKIVSEELGEIVAKWGDERRTKILPFDGEVSMEDLIAREDVVVTITRTGYAKRTKVDLYRSQRRGGKGVSGATLRQDDIVSHFFVCSTHNWMLFFTNKGRVYRAKAYELPEASRTAKGQHVANLLAFQPDEQIAQVIQIPDYQVAPYLVLATQKGLVKKTKLEEFDSNRSGGIIAINLRDEDELVGAALAGPEDDLLLVSKKAQAIRFNATDEALRPMGRATSGVIGMRFTDDDVLLAMEVVTDGMDVLVATNGGYAKRTPIEEYPVQGRGGKGVLTAKITERRGGLVGAVVISPDDELFAITSNGGVIRTPVKPVRRTRDRNTMGVKLMDLPDGVTIVAIARNADEPDEQD; encoded by the coding sequence GTGACGGATACTCCCGAGTCCTTCGATAGCGAGCCGGTCGATCCGGCCGCCGCCAGCGCGGCGGTGGTCCAGCACGACCGCATCGAGCCGGTGGGGCTCGAGGTGGAGATGCAGCGGTCCTACCTCGACTACGCGATGAGCGTGATCGTGGGCCGTGCCCTGCCGGACGTACGGGACGGACTCAAGCCCGTACACCGCAAGATCCTCTACGCCATGTTCGACTCCGGCTACCGTCCGGACCGCGGGTACGTGAAGTGCTCCCGGGTGGTCGGCGACGTGATGGGTCAGTTCCACCCGCACGGCGACTCGTCCATCTACGACGCGTTGGTCCGGATGGCCCAGCCGTGGTCGCTGCGCTACCCGCTGGTCGACGGCAACGGCAACTTCGGTTCGCCCGGTAACGACCCCGCCGCCGCCATGCGGTACACCGAGTGCAAGCTCGACCCGCTGGCGATGGAGATGCTCCGGGACATCGACGAGGACACCGTCGACCTCCAGGACAACTACGACGGCCGGGCCAAGGAACCGACGATCCTGCCGTCCCGGATCCCGAACCTGTTGCTCAACGGCTCCGAGGGCATCGCGGTCGGCATGGCCACCAAGATCCCGCCGCACAACCTGCGGGAGATCGGCGCGGCGGTCCAGTGGTGCCTGGAGAACCCGGACTCCGACGAGGCGACCACGCTCGACGCGCTGCTCGAGATCGTCAAGGGTCCGGACTTCCCCACCTACGGGCTGATCGTCGGACACCAGCCGATCCAGGACGCGTACCGGACCGGTCGCGGCTCGATCCGGATGCGCGCCGTGGTCGACGTGGAGGAGGACAAGAAGGGGCGGGCCTGTCTGGTCGTCACCGAGCTGCCCTACCAGGTCAACCCGGACAACCTGGCCGAGCGGATCGCGGAACTGGTCAAGGAGGGCAAGCTCGCCGGGATCGCGGACATCCGGGACGAGTCCTCCGGGCGTACCGGCATGCGGATCGTCCTGGTGCTCAAGCGCGACGCGGTCGCCAAGGTGGTGCTGAACAACCTCTACAAGCACACCCAGCTCCAGGAAACCTTCGGCGCCAACATGCTGGCCCTGGTCGACGGGGTGCCGCGCACGCTCAACCTGGCCCAGTTCATCCGGTACTACGTCGAGCACCAGATCGAGGTGATCCGGAGGCGGACCGCGTACCGGCTGCGCAAGGCCGAGGAGCGGGCGCACATCCTGCGCGGTCTGGTCAAGGCACTGGACGCGCTCGACGACGTGATCGCCCTGATCCGGCGCTCGCCCACGGTCGAGGAGGCCCGGCAGGGGCTGGTCCAGCTCCTGACGATCGACGAGATCCAGGCGACCGCGATCCTCGACATGCAGCTCCGGCGGCTCGCCGCACTGGAGCGCCAGAAGATCATCGACGAGTTGGCGAAGATCGAGCTCGAGATCGCCGACTACAAGGACATCCTGGCCAAGCCGGAGCGGCAGCGGAAGATCGTTTCCGAGGAGCTCGGCGAGATCGTGGCGAAGTGGGGCGACGAGCGGCGTACCAAGATCCTGCCGTTCGACGGCGAGGTCTCCATGGAGGACCTGATCGCCCGCGAGGACGTCGTGGTCACCATCACCCGTACCGGTTACGCCAAGCGCACCAAGGTCGACCTGTACCGGTCGCAGCGGCGCGGGGGCAAGGGTGTCAGCGGCGCGACCCTGCGCCAGGACGACATCGTCAGCCACTTCTTCGTCTGCTCCACGCACAACTGGATGCTCTTCTTCACCAACAAGGGCCGGGTCTACCGGGCCAAGGCGTACGAGCTGCCGGAGGCGAGCCGTACGGCGAAGGGCCAGCACGTGGCCAACCTGCTCGCCTTCCAGCCGGACGAGCAGATCGCCCAGGTCATCCAGATCCCGGACTACCAGGTCGCGCCGTACCTGGTGCTGGCGACGCAGAAGGGCCTGGTCAAGAAGACCAAGCTGGAGGAGTTCGACTCCAACCGCTCCGGCGGCATCATCGCGATCAACCTGCGCGATGAGGACGAGCTGGTCGGCGCGGCACTTGCCGGACCCGAGGACGATCTCCTGCTGGTGTCCAAAAAGGCACAGGCGATCCGGTTCAACGCCACCGACGAGGCACTGCGGCCGATGGGTCGCGCCACCTCGGGCGTGATCGGGATGCGCTTCACCGACGACGACGTCCTGTTGGCCATGGAAGTGGTCACCGACGGGATGGATGTCCTGGTGGCAACGAACGGCGGGTACGCAAAACGTACGCCGATCGAGGAATATCCGGTGCAGGGCCGGGGAGGAAAGGGTGTGCTGACCGCGAAGATCACCGAGCGACGTGGTGGACTGGTCGGCGCAGTGGTGATCAGCCCGGACGACGAGTTGTTCGCGATCACCAGTAACGGCGGCGTCATCCGGACTCCGGTGAAGCCTGTACGCCGTACACGCGATCGGAACACAATGGGGGTCAAGCTCATGGACCTCCCGGATGGTGTGACGATCGTGGCCATTGCTCGCAATGCCGACGAGCCTGACGAACAGGACTAG
- the gyrB gene encoding DNA topoisomerase (ATP-hydrolyzing) subunit B — MATQDKQEYGAGSIQVLEGLEAVRKRPGMYIGSTGERGLHHLVWEVVDNAVDEALAGYCDTIEVTLLADGGVRVVDNGRGFPVDLHPTLKKPGVEVALTILHAGGKFDGKAYAVSGGLHGVGVSVVNALSVRMALEIHKDGFVWRQQYHNSKPTPLEKGESTNLTGSSVSFWPDPTIFETIEFTFETIYRRLQEMAFLNRGLTIQLRDERVQEDDGKPREVTFCYKGGISDFVRHLNASKNPFHKTVVEFGAEEEGMSVEIAMQWNESYGESVYTFANTINTHEGGTHEEGFRAALTGVVNKYGLEKKFLKGDEKLSGEDVREGLAAIISVKLSNPQFEGQTKTKLGNTPVKSFVLRVCNEWLVDWFERNPAEAKLIITKATQASRARIAAQQARKLARRKSLLESGSMPGKLADCQSTDPRESEVFIVEGDSAGGSAKQGRDPRTQAILPIRGKILNVEKARIDRVLKNNEVQALITALGTGIHDDFDMEKLRYHKVVLMADADVDGQHIQTLLLTLLFRFMRPLVEMGHVYLAAPPLYKIKWNKKGDDAQYAYSDRERDGLIALRQQKKPNARPDDIQRFKGLGEMNYPELWETTMNPATRTLRQVTLDDAATADELFSVLMGEDVEARRSFIQRNAKDVRFLDI; from the coding sequence GTGGCAACGCAGGACAAGCAGGAATACGGTGCCGGGTCGATCCAGGTGCTCGAGGGCCTGGAGGCGGTTCGCAAGCGGCCCGGTATGTACATCGGATCAACCGGCGAGCGCGGTCTGCACCACCTGGTCTGGGAGGTCGTCGACAACGCGGTCGACGAGGCACTCGCCGGATACTGCGACACCATCGAGGTGACGCTGCTCGCCGACGGCGGCGTGCGGGTGGTCGACAACGGCCGTGGTTTCCCGGTCGACCTCCACCCCACGCTGAAGAAGCCGGGCGTCGAGGTGGCGCTGACCATCCTGCACGCGGGCGGCAAGTTCGACGGCAAGGCGTACGCGGTCTCCGGCGGCCTGCACGGCGTGGGTGTCTCGGTGGTCAACGCGCTCTCCGTCCGGATGGCGCTGGAGATCCACAAGGACGGCTTCGTCTGGCGGCAGCAGTACCACAACTCCAAGCCGACCCCGCTGGAGAAGGGCGAGAGCACCAACCTCACCGGCTCCTCGGTGTCGTTCTGGCCGGACCCGACGATCTTCGAGACGATCGAGTTCACCTTCGAGACCATCTACCGCAGGCTGCAGGAGATGGCGTTCCTCAACCGGGGACTGACCATCCAGCTGCGCGACGAGCGGGTCCAGGAGGACGACGGCAAGCCGCGCGAGGTGACCTTCTGCTACAAGGGCGGTATCTCCGACTTCGTCCGTCACCTGAACGCCTCGAAGAACCCGTTCCACAAGACGGTGGTCGAGTTCGGGGCCGAGGAAGAGGGCATGTCGGTCGAGATCGCCATGCAGTGGAACGAGTCGTACGGCGAGTCGGTCTACACCTTCGCCAACACGATCAACACCCACGAGGGTGGCACCCACGAGGAGGGCTTCCGGGCCGCGTTGACCGGTGTGGTCAACAAGTACGGCCTGGAGAAGAAGTTCCTCAAGGGCGACGAGAAGCTCTCCGGCGAGGACGTACGGGAGGGGCTGGCCGCGATCATCTCGGTCAAGCTGTCCAACCCGCAGTTCGAGGGGCAGACCAAGACCAAGCTGGGCAACACCCCGGTGAAGAGCTTCGTGCTCCGGGTCTGCAACGAGTGGCTGGTGGACTGGTTCGAGCGGAACCCGGCCGAGGCCAAGCTGATCATCACCAAGGCGACCCAGGCCTCCCGGGCCCGGATCGCGGCGCAGCAGGCGCGCAAGCTCGCCCGGCGCAAGTCGCTGCTGGAGTCCGGTTCGATGCCGGGCAAGCTGGCCGACTGCCAGTCGACCGACCCGCGCGAGTCCGAGGTGTTCATCGTCGAGGGTGACTCCGCCGGTGGCTCGGCGAAGCAGGGGCGTGATCCGCGTACCCAGGCGATCCTGCCGATCCGCGGCAAGATCCTCAACGTGGAGAAGGCCCGGATCGACCGGGTGCTGAAGAACAACGAGGTCCAGGCGTTGATCACGGCGCTGGGCACCGGCATCCACGACGACTTCGACATGGAGAAGCTGCGCTACCACAAGGTCGTGCTGATGGCCGACGCGGACGTGGACGGCCAGCACATCCAGACCCTGCTGCTGACGCTGCTGTTCCGCTTCATGCGGCCGCTGGTCGAGATGGGTCACGTCTACCTGGCCGCCCCGCCGCTCTACAAGATCAAGTGGAACAAGAAGGGCGACGACGCCCAGTACGCGTACTCCGACCGGGAACGGGACGGGCTGATCGCGCTGCGGCAGCAGAAGAAGCCCAACGCCAGGCCGGACGACATCCAGCGGTTCAAGGGTCTGGGCGAGATGAACTACCCGGAGCTTTGGGAGACCACGATGAACCCGGCAACGCGTACGCTGCGTCAGGTCACGCTCGACGACGCTGCAACCGCTGATGAGCTATTCAGCGTCCTGATGGGTGAGGACGTGGAGGCACGACGGTCGTTCATCCAGCGAAACGCGAAGGATGTCCGGTTCCTCGACATTTAA